The following coding sequences lie in one Mustelus asterias chromosome 8, sMusAst1.hap1.1, whole genome shotgun sequence genomic window:
- the yipf1 gene encoding protein YIPF1, producing MAAADDLQFQEFDDATNLLAANPDATTISITDANDKPKNQRGPPGEVGRDEDEDLLGNEDSDKAELLAGQKKSAPFWTFDYYQTFFDVDTYQVLDRIKGSLLPLPGKNFVRLYIRSNPDLYGPFWICATLVFAIAISGNLANFFTHRGQRGYRYVPEFHKVSIAATAIYTYAWLIPLALWGFLMWRNNKVMNIVSYSFLEIVCVYGYSLFIYIPTAILWIIPNEIVRWITIVLAMCLSGTVLLMTFWPAVRDDNQRIAIATIAVILILHALLAVGCKAYFFDPPEEAKTTPVPTTTTTTINGTALTSHKT from the exons ATGGCAGCAGCAGACGATTTACAATTTCAAG AGTTTGATGATGCCACAAACTTGCTGGCAGCAAATCCCGATGCCACCACAATAAGCATCACAGACGCCAATGATAAACCTAAAAATCAGAGAGGTCCACCAGGCGAGGTGGGAAGAGATGAGGACGAAGATTTGCTGGGGAATGAAGACTCTGATAAAGCAGAG TTGCTTGCAGGACAAAAGAAGAGTGCTCCTTTTTGGACATTTGATTATTATCAAACATTTTTTGACGTGGACACCTACCAG GTGTTGGACAGAATAAAAGGTTCCCTTTTACCACTGCCTGGCAAAAATTTTGTGAGGTTGTATATCCGCAGTAATCCAGATCTTTATG GTCCTTTCTGGATATGTGCCACACTGGTGTTTGCAATAGCGATTAGTGGCAACCTTGCTAATTTCTTTACTCACCGTGGCCAGCGTGGTTATCGCTATGTACCTGAATTCCATAAAG TTTCTATAGCAGCTACAGCAATCTATACCTATGCCTGGCTCATTCCTCTCGCTCTCTGGGGCTTTCTGATGTGGAGAAATAACAAAGTGATGAACATTGTGTCATATTCATTCTTGGAGATAGTGTGTGTCTACGGATACTCACTGTTTATTTACATTCCCACTGCA ATACTGTGGATTATTCCGAACGAGATAGTACGTTGGATTACGATAGTGCTGGCCATGTGCCTTTCAGGCACTGTGCTGTTGATGACCTTTTGGCCAGCTGTCCGTGACGATAACCAGAGAATTGCCATAGCAACTATTGCAGTCATTCTGATCCTTCATGCCTTGCTTGCAGTAGGTTGTAAG GCCTATTTCTTCGATCCTCCAGAAGAAGCCAAAACTACACCTGttcccacaaccactaccacaaCCATTAATGGGACTGCTTTGACTTCCCATAAAACATAA
- the LOC144497749 gene encoding uncharacterized protein LOC144497749, protein MTKSEVRRLLQRYKRERDEASRRGEISRDRLHAIETATRAQIRELKEKITSLNSENKSLNKTIKKLQPELQLDSNDRLRSRLSKEVVRELKLRAEQCKNLLQENTRLNQQIDQLAADLAQAENARKLLEESLQAVQSQVKNLTGENERVLKLWEEAKVQREQTLRINHFFRQSLFNKQKSYQTLDKCIQTMASIPISRRFQKRSTEGIVKQQELLHQQTMNMKQKFVNRVSVIPKENRGSNSAASSTNTYRIPPN, encoded by the coding sequence ATGACCAAGTCTGAGGTCAGGAGGCTCTTACAAAGGTACAAGAGGGAGCGAGACGAAGCGTCCCGGAGAGGGGAGATCAGCCGGGACAGGTTACACGCGATCGAGACGGCGACCAGAGCTCAGATTCGTGAACTGAAAGAGAAGATCACCAGCCTGAACTCAGAAAACAAAAGCCTGAACAAAACGATCAAAAAGCTCCAACCCGAGCTGCAGTTAGACAGTAACGACAGACTTCGGAGCAGACTGAGCAAAGAGGTGGTGAGAGAACTCAAGCTGAGGGCGGAACAATGCAAGAATCTCCTGCAAGAAAATACCAGGTTAAATCAGCAAATAGATCAACTGGCAGCGGATTTGGCGCAGGCGGAAAACGCCAGGAAGCTTTTGGAAGAGAGTCTGCAAGCCGTTCAGAGTCAGGTGAAGAATCTGACTGGTGAGAACGAGCGGGTGCTAAAACTGTGGGAAGAAGCCAAGGTTCAGAGGGAGCAGACCCTGCGGATTAACCACTTCTTCCGACAGTCCCTGTTCAATAAACAGAAGTCTTACCAGACTTTGGATAAGTGCATTCAGACCATGGCCTCCATCCCCATTTCCAGGAGGTTTCAGAAGAGAAGCACTGAGGGCATTGTGAAACAACAGGAGCTGCTGCACCAGCAGACCATGAACATGAAGCAAAAGTTTGTGAATCGGGTGTCAGTGATCCCGAAAGAAAACCGAGGCAGCAATTCAGCAGCATCATCGACAAACACCTACAGAATTCCCCCAAACTGA